In Papaver somniferum cultivar HN1 chromosome 1, ASM357369v1, whole genome shotgun sequence, a genomic segment contains:
- the LOC113288509 gene encoding lipid phosphate phosphatase epsilon 2, chloroplastic-like: protein MFATSILYKPLLRLSPLFSTTPSRLVSLRLISNTGFMLRRLGDEKNRVVGSETMTEMTKISAFRKGSGDGSFEITENEAILGNGSPDIPREIVVPSGIESTINRLSKWLVATVFGIIVIWRHDALTMWGATGAVANAWLSITLKRILNQERPVASLGSGPGMPSSHAQSIFFASVFAILSLVKSLGLNGVTVTMGVLGLAFSSYLSWLRISQRHHTISQVMVGAILGTICSILWFQSWYWFVLKAFVSFLWVRIIIVLGGVTFCVSFLLYVIKNWLMDGDEDQNL, encoded by the exons ATGTTtgcaacttcaattttatacaaaCCCTTGCTTAGACTATCTCCATTATTTTCTACGACTCCTTCAAGATTAGTCTCTCTTAGACTAATTTCTAATACTGGCTTTATGCTAAGGAGACTTGGTGATGAGAAGAACAGAGTTGTTGGTTCAGAAACGATGACTGAGATGACTAAAATTTCTGCTTTTAGGAAGGGTAGTGGTGACGGAAGTTTTGAGATTACTGAAAATGAAGCTATTTTGGGTAATGGGTCTCCGGATATTCCTCGAGAAATTGTTGTGCCAAGTGGAATTGAATCGACTATCAATCGTTTG AGCAAATGGCTTGTGGCTACAGTTTTTGGAATTATTGTGATTTGGAGGCACGATGCTCTGACCATGTGGGGTGCAACGGGAGCAGTTGCAAATGCATGGCTCTCAATTACGTTAAAACGAATACTCAACCAAGAGCGACCTGTTGCTAGCTTAGGATCTGGTCCAGGCATGCCATCTTCACATGCCCAGTCCATCTTCTTCGCTTCTGTCTTTGCTATCCTATCAT TGGTTAAATCTTTAGGGTTGAATGGAGTCACTGTGACCATGGGGGTGCTTGGCTTGGCTTTCAGCTCATATCTT TCATGGTTGCGTATATCACAACGACATCACACCATCAGTCAGGTTATGGTGGGTGCTATTTTAGGAACCATTTGCTCGATTTTATGGTTTCAGTCTTGGTACTGGTTCGTGCTAAAAGCCTTCGTTTCCTTTTTATGGGTACGGATTATTATTGTTCTTGGGGGCGTCACATTTTGTGTGAGCTTTCTGTTGTATGTCATTAAAAATTGGCTCATGGATGGTGATGAAGATCAAAATCTCTAA